Proteins encoded by one window of Panicum virgatum strain AP13 chromosome 7N, P.virgatum_v5, whole genome shotgun sequence:
- the LOC120681198 gene encoding uncharacterized protein LOC120681198, which yields MEDSSTNDVYLGLYEVPTPIWMEEHPLCNVEDWKAFQRERPDGRHDWFYSHREYTRMFRSKPKVEAFLEALSEGADMFEGRKLHKRTMDFDDAESGGMDSNNAFSILRHIAKKIFLHRRLETHTFIPFMEHYQEDEGKRNGEGEGRRMGTGKRMVVCTGCISSDAP from the exons ATGGAAGATTCAAGTACAAATGATGTGTACTTGGGGCTATATGAAGTTCCAACACCTATATGGATGGAGGAACATCCTTTATGCAACGTTGAAGATTGGAAGGCATTCCAAAGGGAAAGGCCAGATGGGCGGCATGACTGG TTCTACTCTCATCGGGAATACACAAGGATGTTCCGCTCGAAACCTAAAGTTGAAGCATTTCTAGAGGCATTGTCAGAAGGAGCAGACATGTTCGAAGGAAGAAAATTGCATAAG AGAACAATGGACTTTGATGATGCTGAAAGTGGTGGTATGGATTCGAACAATGCATTTTCAATATTACGTCACAttgccaaaaaaatatttttacatCGTAGACTTGAAACACATACCTTCATTCCTTTTAT GGAGCACTACCAGGAGGACGAGGGGAAGAGGaatggggagggggaggggaggaggatggGGACAGGGAAGAGGATGGTGGTCTGCACCGGTTGCATATCGTCCGATGCTCCGTGA
- the LOC120681199 gene encoding LRR receptor-like serine/threonine-protein kinase EFR, producing the protein MVCSNDLGGLRVCDRSSKVKAFSSYPAWEDSADLRSLLDFKRAITNDPRGALSAWNASAHFCLWNGVWCGGRPRRVVALDLAGQGLSGQIAASLGNLSSLAALNLSTNSFSGPIPLHLGRLTELRSLDLSYNTLQGSIPGALTNCSTLRTLNLSRNFLVGRIPAELGRLSNLTSLSLRFNNLTGIIPPELCNVTSLKERRLTYNQLGGSIPAGIGKLTELRTLSLAENRISGGIPESLFNLSLLELLSLIGNRLDGQLPPAIGNAFPSLQFLDLATNMIEGSVPASLGNLSSI; encoded by the exons ATGGTCTGCTCCAACGACCTTGGAGGGCTGCGAGTCTGCGACAGGAGCTCAAAAGTCAAGGCCTTCTCATCTTATCCGGCATG GGAGGACAGCGCTGACCTGCGCTCCCTCCTCGACTTCAAGCGCGCGATCACCAACGACCCACGAGGTGCCCTGAGCGCGTGGAACGCCAGCGCCCACTTCTGCCTCTGGAACGGCGTCTGGTGCGGCGGCCGACCGCGCCGCGTCGTGGCGCTGGACCTGGCCGGGCAGGGCCTCTCGGGGCAGATTGCCGCCTCGCTCGGGAACCTGTCGTCCCTCGCCGCCCTCAacctctccaccaacagtttcTCCGGCCCGATACCTCTTCACCTCGGCCGACTCACCGAGCTCCGATCGCTTGACCTCAGCTACAACACGTTGCAGGGGAGTATCCCGGGCGCACTCACAAACTGCTCCACCTTGAGGACACTAAACCTGTCGAGGAACTTCCTCGTGGGGCGAATCCCCGCGGAACTCGGCAGGCTATCCAACTTGACGTCTCTGAGCCTTCGCTTCAACAACCTCACCGGGATCatcccgccggagctctgcAACGTCACTTCCCTGAAAGAGCGCCGCCTCACGTACAACCAGCTCGGTGGTAGCATTCCTGCAGGGATTGGGAAGCTGACAGAGCTGAGGACGCTGTCGCTAGCAGAGAATAGGATTTCCGGTGGGATCCCTGAAAGCCTCTTCAATCTATCTCTGCTAGAGTTGCTAAGCTTGATAGGCAATAGGTTAGATGGTCAGCTGCCTCCTGCAATCGGTAACGCCTTCCCTAGCCTCCAGTTTCTTGATCTGGCTACGAACATGATTGAGGGTTCTGTCCCAGCATCACTAGGGAACCTTTCCTCGATCTAA